A single window of Granulicella sibirica DNA harbors:
- a CDS encoding SDR family NAD(P)-dependent oxidoreductase: protein MAKFRLDGRSAIVTGGASGIGLAIAQALAGAGATVHIVDLNLDAASAATKTIEDAGGLAFAHGCNVAKQAEVDAVFSKLLSEGRIDVLVNNAGVAAIGTVETTTAEDMDKVLSVNVKSVYHCTKAIIGGMVKQGGGVILNMASISATCGLSDRFAYSMSKGAVLSMTFSIAKDYLKKNIRCNAISPARVHTPFVDGYLAANYAGREEEVFATLSAAQPIGRMGQPAEVANLALFLCSDEAAFITGVDYPLDGGYVNLR from the coding sequence GTGGCTAAGTTTCGGCTCGATGGGCGTTCGGCGATTGTGACAGGTGGGGCAAGCGGAATCGGTCTGGCGATCGCGCAGGCGCTGGCAGGCGCGGGAGCGACGGTGCACATCGTCGACCTGAACCTCGATGCGGCCAGTGCCGCCACGAAGACTATCGAGGACGCGGGCGGACTCGCCTTCGCCCATGGCTGCAATGTCGCAAAGCAGGCCGAGGTGGATGCTGTTTTCTCAAAGCTCCTCTCCGAGGGGCGTATCGATGTCCTCGTCAATAACGCGGGGGTCGCAGCCATCGGCACTGTTGAGACGACCACGGCCGAGGACATGGACAAGGTGCTCTCCGTCAACGTGAAGAGCGTCTATCACTGCACGAAGGCGATTATCGGCGGCATGGTGAAGCAGGGCGGCGGCGTTATCCTCAACATGGCCTCCATCTCGGCCACCTGCGGTCTGAGCGACCGGTTCGCCTACTCCATGAGCAAGGGAGCCGTCCTCTCAATGACGTTCTCGATCGCGAAGGACTACCTGAAGAAGAACATCCGATGCAATGCGATCTCGCCCGCCCGGGTACACACGCCGTTCGTCGACGGATACCTGGCGGCCAATTACGCCGGCCGCGAAGAGGAAGTCTTCGCAACTCTCTCCGCGGCTCAGCCGATCGGGCGCATGGGGCAGCCGGCCGAGGTCGCGAACCTGGCCCTGTTCCTGTGCTCGGATGAAGCGGCGTTCATTACGGGTGTGGACTACCCGCTCGATGGCGGCTACGTGAATCTTCGATAG
- a CDS encoding LacI family DNA-binding transcriptional regulator, with the protein MAVRLKDIAQDLGVSTVTVSKVLRGNPDIGERTRALVLKRMQELNYRPNMLARGLASGRSFAVGLVVPDLVHPFFGEFAKAIGGLLRQHGLALVLASSEEDPEVERQEIHTLLSRGVDVLIVASCQPEPFDVELFREHKTPFLLVDRNFPSLDANFVGSDDVKVGELATQHLIEIGRKRIAHIGGQGMSPSVNRLRGYQDALAAAGLVVRPELIVTRDRFEETGDSAGYQAMQELLARTPRPDAVFCYNDLSAIGAMKATMDAGLRIPEDIAFVGCGNLRYAEYLKVPLTSIDHSTQQMGERAAQLALHLATTPSAPIQAILTPPKLVVRQSSVAS; encoded by the coding sequence ATGGCCGTTCGGCTCAAGGACATTGCGCAGGATCTCGGGGTTTCAACGGTTACGGTTTCGAAGGTGCTGCGGGGTAATCCGGATATAGGCGAACGCACGCGCGCGCTCGTGCTCAAGCGCATGCAGGAGTTGAACTACCGGCCGAATATGCTGGCGCGTGGGCTGGCGAGTGGCCGGTCATTCGCAGTCGGGCTTGTGGTTCCGGACCTTGTACATCCGTTCTTTGGTGAGTTCGCGAAGGCTATCGGTGGGCTGCTGCGGCAGCATGGACTTGCGCTTGTGCTGGCTTCGTCGGAAGAAGATCCCGAGGTCGAGCGGCAGGAGATTCATACACTTCTGAGCCGCGGGGTTGACGTGCTGATCGTCGCATCGTGCCAGCCTGAGCCGTTCGATGTGGAACTGTTTCGCGAGCATAAGACGCCGTTCCTCCTTGTCGATCGGAATTTCCCTTCGCTGGACGCCAACTTTGTTGGCTCGGACGATGTGAAGGTTGGCGAGCTTGCGACGCAACACCTGATCGAGATTGGCCGGAAGAGGATTGCGCATATCGGCGGACAAGGAATGAGCCCGTCGGTGAACCGGCTGCGGGGGTACCAGGACGCGCTTGCGGCTGCGGGGCTTGTCGTTCGGCCGGAGTTGATCGTCACGCGCGACCGCTTCGAGGAGACGGGTGACTCGGCAGGATACCAGGCGATGCAGGAGTTGCTGGCGCGCACGCCGCGTCCGGATGCGGTCTTTTGCTACAACGATCTTTCGGCGATCGGGGCGATGAAAGCCACGATGGATGCGGGTCTACGCATTCCAGAAGACATCGCGTTTGTTGGCTGCGGGAACCTGCGATATGCCGAGTATCTCAAGGTGCCGCTGACCTCCATCGACCACTCGACGCAGCAGATGGGTGAGCGTGCGGCGCAGTTGGCGCTGCACCTGGCGACGACGCCGTCCGCTCCTATTCAGGCGATCCTGACTCCGCCGAAGCTGGTGGTGCGGCAATCGAGTGTGGCGAGTTAG
- a CDS encoding Rieske (2Fe-2S) protein — protein MILKLCDVAGLPQEGRLKGFAGGRVHLCVGVLNGRPYAIDNECPHQRAPLASGSIADGYVVCPIHGWRFRLADGSPERSNDPAVETYEVRIYGDEVFVRVPASQTGIADPASSKESLA, from the coding sequence ATGATTCTAAAGCTTTGTGACGTAGCCGGCCTCCCGCAGGAGGGCAGGCTTAAGGGCTTTGCCGGAGGACGCGTCCATCTCTGCGTCGGCGTCCTCAACGGCAGGCCCTACGCCATCGACAACGAATGCCCTCACCAGCGCGCACCTCTCGCCAGCGGCTCCATTGCCGACGGATACGTCGTCTGCCCGATCCATGGATGGCGTTTCCGTCTCGCCGACGGCTCCCCTGAGCGCTCCAACGACCCCGCCGTCGAGACGTACGAGGTTCGTATCTATGGAGATGAGGTCTTTGTCCGCGTCCCGGCATCCCAAACCGGAATCGCGGATCCCGCGTCTTCAAAAGAATCGCTTGCTTGA
- a CDS encoding SMP-30/gluconolactonase/LRE family protein — MLRLTARHFAACIALCTGLVQAASASEVLIADAKSQPESLTVAPGGVLIVGSASTPFIYKVRAGSTTAEKFVDASAEGAGTFFFGMLADATTNTLWACQLTPTPGTTPVKRHTTLRSFDLATGAAKIRWDLPGENSTCNDFSFGPDKALYISDTANSKIYKLPAGATTGELFLEDRTLYGIDGITFLNGTLYVNNVFSNNLYRVPMDAFGKAGTPVDIWMDQPVKGPDGMRAANGKILLAENGSGKISVLTINGDKASVTVIKEGLKTPTAVEPAGDMIWIAERGAGKAVSIPMPK, encoded by the coding sequence ATGTTGAGGTTGACTGCGCGACATTTTGCCGCATGCATCGCATTGTGCACCGGACTTGTGCAGGCTGCATCTGCCTCTGAGGTTCTTATCGCCGATGCGAAGTCACAGCCGGAGAGCCTTACAGTTGCGCCGGGCGGGGTGCTGATCGTCGGCAGCGCGAGCACACCGTTCATCTACAAGGTTCGTGCGGGGTCGACGACCGCCGAGAAGTTCGTGGATGCGAGCGCTGAAGGTGCGGGCACTTTCTTCTTCGGTATGCTGGCCGATGCCACGACGAATACCCTTTGGGCGTGCCAGCTTACGCCGACACCGGGCACGACGCCGGTGAAGCGCCACACGACGCTGCGGAGTTTCGACCTTGCTACGGGTGCAGCAAAGATTCGCTGGGACCTGCCCGGAGAGAACAGCACATGCAACGACTTCTCATTTGGGCCGGATAAGGCGCTGTACATTAGCGACACCGCCAACAGCAAGATCTATAAACTGCCTGCTGGAGCGACTACCGGAGAACTCTTCCTGGAGGACCGGACGCTTTATGGGATCGATGGGATCACGTTCCTGAACGGCACGCTGTATGTGAACAACGTGTTCTCGAATAATCTTTACCGTGTCCCGATGGATGCTTTCGGGAAGGCGGGAACTCCGGTCGATATCTGGATGGATCAGCCGGTGAAGGGTCCTGATGGCATGCGCGCGGCGAACGGGAAGATTCTGCTTGCGGAGAATGGCAGCGGCAAGATCTCTGTCCTTACGATCAATGGCGATAAGGCAAGCGTCACTGTCATCAAGGAAGGGCTTAAGACGCCGACAGCCGTCGAGCCTGCGGGCGACATGATCTGGATTGCCGAACGGGGCGCGGGCAAGGCTGTGTCGATCCCTATGCCGAAGTAG
- the pstC gene encoding phosphate ABC transporter permease subunit PstC, producing MASSTTTPAPLGTSTPRGSGQQPMSFAERLRKGDEIAYLVTLMAALAILLITGLLAQHLWANSLLSRQKFGWHFLTSSTWDPVSATFGALPFVYGTLLTSVIGLVIAVPIGIGAAIFLSEMAPRKVSNVLTFLIELLAAVPSVIFGLIGIFVLVPLLNKVVPPITDHLQFLPIFKGSFYGVSYLTAGVVLSIMIVPFIVSISREVLMSVPTAQREAMMALGATKWDVTWRSVVPYARRGIIGSIFLALARALGETMAVTMVIGNVPEIHASLLSPGYTIAAVIANEFTEATDDIYLHALIEMALVLFVVTMIVNAAARLLMLTAGIREIRE from the coding sequence ATGGCATCATCGACCACAACACCTGCACCACTCGGCACATCGACTCCGCGAGGCTCCGGGCAACAGCCTATGAGCTTCGCGGAGCGGCTGCGTAAGGGCGACGAAATTGCTTATCTCGTCACCCTGATGGCGGCGCTTGCCATTCTCCTCATTACCGGTTTGCTTGCGCAGCACCTTTGGGCGAACTCGCTTCTTTCCCGGCAGAAGTTTGGCTGGCACTTCCTCACCTCATCCACCTGGGACCCGGTCAGCGCGACCTTCGGGGCGCTTCCGTTCGTCTATGGCACGCTGCTGACTTCGGTCATCGGCCTCGTCATCGCCGTCCCGATCGGCATTGGCGCCGCGATCTTCCTTTCGGAGATGGCGCCACGGAAGGTCTCAAACGTTCTGACGTTCCTGATCGAGTTGCTCGCGGCCGTTCCGAGTGTGATCTTTGGGCTGATCGGCATCTTCGTGCTCGTTCCACTGTTGAACAAGGTCGTTCCTCCGATCACGGATCATCTTCAGTTTCTGCCGATCTTCAAGGGGTCGTTCTACGGCGTCAGCTACCTGACCGCGGGCGTCGTGCTCTCGATCATGATCGTTCCGTTCATCGTGTCGATCTCGCGCGAGGTGCTGATGTCGGTGCCGACAGCGCAGCGCGAGGCCATGATGGCCCTCGGGGCGACCAAGTGGGATGTCACCTGGCGCTCGGTCGTTCCATATGCGCGACGGGGGATCATCGGCTCGATCTTTCTTGCGCTTGCACGCGCGCTCGGCGAGACGATGGCGGTCACAATGGTGATCGGCAACGTGCCTGAGATCCACGCATCGCTGCTCTCGCCCGGATATACGATTGCCGCCGTCATCGCGAACGAGTTTACCGAGGCGACCGACGACATTTACCTGCACGCCCTGATCGAGATGGCTCTCGTCCTCTTCGTCGTGACCATGATCGTGAACGCGGCCGCTCGGTTGCTGATGCTGACCGCTGGAATCCGGGAGATTCGCGAATAA
- the pstS gene encoding phosphate ABC transporter substrate-binding protein PstS: MIRKILLSVAFSAASLTALSQQVTLTGAGSTFAAPLYSKWAFDFKQANPNVQINYQAIGSGGGIRQVSTGTVDFGGTDGPMNDAQLADAKGKIHSDILHFPTALGAVVPVYNIPGVNAELKFTQDALAGIYLGKITKWNDPYIQSANPSVKLPNANILVVHRSDGSGTTFIWADYLSKVSPEWKGKVGVGASINWPVGLGGKGNEGVSGLVKQTPNSIGYVELVYAVQNKIPYGQVRNSAGQFVKASLASVTEAAAGAAKNMPADFRVSITDAPGAQTYPIASFTWMLIPRSIPDKAKGAALKEFLKWSLTTGQNECEGLTYAKLPKEVINREAAAIGTLQY, translated from the coding sequence ATGATTCGCAAGATTCTGCTCTCGGTTGCGTTCTCGGCAGCCTCGCTGACAGCGTTGAGCCAGCAAGTCACCCTGACGGGCGCCGGTTCGACCTTCGCGGCTCCCCTCTACTCCAAGTGGGCCTTCGACTTCAAGCAGGCCAACCCGAACGTTCAGATCAACTACCAGGCGATCGGTTCCGGCGGCGGCATCCGCCAGGTCTCGACCGGTACGGTCGACTTCGGCGGCACCGACGGCCCCATGAATGATGCGCAACTGGCAGACGCCAAGGGCAAGATCCACTCCGACATCCTGCACTTCCCGACCGCCCTTGGTGCCGTCGTTCCCGTCTACAACATCCCCGGCGTCAACGCCGAGTTGAAGTTCACGCAGGATGCGCTGGCCGGCATCTACCTCGGCAAGATCACCAAGTGGAACGATCCCTACATCCAGAGCGCGAATCCTTCGGTAAAGCTGCCGAATGCGAACATTCTCGTCGTTCACCGTTCCGATGGATCGGGTACGACCTTCATCTGGGCCGACTACCTCTCAAAGGTCAGCCCTGAGTGGAAGGGCAAAGTTGGCGTCGGTGCTTCGATCAACTGGCCCGTCGGTCTTGGCGGGAAGGGCAACGAGGGCGTCTCCGGTCTCGTGAAGCAGACGCCGAACTCGATCGGCTACGTGGAGCTCGTGTATGCCGTGCAGAACAAGATCCCATACGGCCAGGTTCGCAACTCCGCCGGCCAGTTCGTGAAGGCGTCGCTTGCCAGCGTGACCGAGGCGGCAGCCGGTGCGGCGAAGAATATGCCTGCGGATTTCCGGGTGTCCATCACCGATGCTCCCGGTGCGCAAACCTATCCGATTGCGAGCTTTACGTGGATGCTGATCCCCCGCAGCATACCCGACAAGGCAAAGGGAGCGGCGCTCAAGGAGTTCCTGAAGTGGTCGCTGACGACTGGACAGAACGAGTGCGAAGGCCTCACCTATGCGAAACTTCCCAAAGAAGTGATCAACAGGGAAGCCGCCGCAATCGGGACACTGCAGTACTAG
- a CDS encoding glycerophosphodiester phosphodiesterase family protein, giving the protein MISRPLTKLALVLLSTTMPMLSAQQNPFVGLMTEAAAHAKQHKALMPALSPNDATVLNGDVPVAKLQKMGFKVVPWTTNDPEKIRAVIRTYPDGLISDRPDLLQKVLAEERASSPEMAARLKNFNVSGHRGGRGLRPENTLPAFESGLDNLIDTIETDTGVTTDHVSLIWHDQFLNPQSCRKADGSAYTMANRVYTRDISMKEAQATFICDKLHSTAFPDQKNDLALSPVAVAFAEHEHLISPYVPTYVEQVFRFTAFYTDYYRNGAGKQSPHAAERAAAGERVHFNMETKILPENLPAPKPGSPESKIPPEMLQNHTVGPQVFVDTLCGAIKRNHMEARSDVQSFDFRTLILVEEQYPNISTYYLTEGPEMLSTEFLPSGLRQPKP; this is encoded by the coding sequence ATGATTTCTAGACCTTTAACCAAGCTTGCCCTTGTGCTTCTTTCGACGACCATGCCTATGCTCAGCGCTCAGCAGAATCCTTTCGTCGGCCTGATGACCGAGGCCGCCGCTCATGCAAAGCAGCACAAGGCGCTGATGCCCGCGCTCTCGCCGAACGACGCCACGGTGCTCAACGGAGATGTGCCCGTGGCGAAGCTGCAGAAGATGGGCTTCAAGGTAGTGCCGTGGACAACGAACGATCCGGAGAAGATACGCGCCGTGATCCGGACGTATCCTGACGGGCTGATCTCCGATAGGCCGGACCTGCTGCAGAAGGTGCTGGCGGAGGAGCGAGCGTCGTCGCCGGAGATGGCGGCGCGGTTGAAGAACTTCAACGTGTCGGGGCACCGCGGTGGACGCGGTCTACGACCGGAAAACACGCTTCCGGCGTTCGAATCGGGGCTCGATAACCTGATCGATACGATCGAGACGGATACGGGCGTGACGACGGATCATGTGTCGCTGATATGGCATGACCAGTTCCTGAATCCGCAGTCTTGCCGCAAGGCGGATGGCTCGGCGTACACGATGGCGAACCGGGTGTACACGCGCGATATCTCGATGAAGGAAGCGCAGGCGACATTTATCTGCGACAAGCTCCACTCGACAGCCTTTCCAGACCAGAAGAACGACTTGGCGCTCTCACCGGTAGCGGTTGCATTTGCGGAACATGAGCACCTGATCAGCCCGTATGTTCCGACGTATGTTGAACAGGTTTTTCGGTTCACGGCCTTCTATACCGACTACTACCGCAATGGAGCCGGCAAACAGAGTCCGCATGCGGCGGAGCGGGCAGCAGCGGGTGAACGCGTTCACTTCAACATGGAGACGAAGATCCTGCCGGAGAATCTCCCAGCACCGAAGCCCGGCAGCCCTGAGTCGAAGATCCCACCGGAGATGCTGCAGAACCATACCGTTGGGCCGCAGGTGTTCGTGGACACGTTATGTGGAGCGATCAAGCGCAACCACATGGAAGCACGGTCGGATGTGCAGAGCTTCGACTTCCGCACGCTCATCCTCGTAGAGGAGCAGTATCCGAATATTTCGACGTACTACCTGACTGAAGGGCCGGAGATGCTGTCGACGGAGTTCCTACCGTCGGGCCTGCGTCAGCCGAAGCCCTAG
- a CDS encoding TonB C-terminal domain-containing protein has product MNFRQPGKSIAMPMFLAAVAGFCGGVRMHGQAVQGDDVSRQAAQDAPWPSSAHGSTAGVEVLSDTQGVDFGPYIRQMLHTINDGWRKRLAQETGLPIDKPRVTVIRFSIRPDGTLASMRLEGTSHEGALDRAAWASMTEVNGFSALPATFTGQAFELRLRFNYLPAPKPNTP; this is encoded by the coding sequence ATGAACTTCCGTCAGCCAGGAAAGTCCATCGCAATGCCCATGTTCCTCGCGGCCGTAGCCGGATTCTGCGGCGGCGTCCGGATGCATGGGCAGGCCGTTCAAGGCGACGATGTATCACGCCAGGCTGCCCAGGATGCTCCGTGGCCGTCCAGCGCTCACGGCTCAACGGCGGGGGTCGAAGTCCTTTCCGACACACAGGGCGTGGACTTCGGCCCATACATCCGGCAGATGCTCCATACCATCAACGACGGATGGCGCAAGCGCCTCGCCCAGGAAACAGGTCTGCCGATCGATAAGCCAAGAGTCACCGTCATTCGATTCAGCATCAGGCCGGATGGCACGTTGGCCAGCATGCGGCTGGAAGGTACGAGCCATGAGGGGGCACTGGACCGCGCGGCGTGGGCCTCGATGACCGAGGTAAATGGCTTTTCGGCTTTGCCCGCGACGTTCACCGGGCAGGCGTTCGAACTCCGCCTCCGCTTCAACTATCTCCCGGCACCGAAGCCGAACACACCCTGA
- a CDS encoding GRP family sugar transporter: MATTATTKANSAAASGHSLHLMGVLCGLAAGVWLGAAEAPTKLVNAGFSPFAISLCMVAGVFTARWTFPTLLKGTTYVFADLAAKKHLIVWAILAGALWAVANTLTVFAIRDVGLATAFPLWNTNSLIGLLWGRLLFCELKGAGAKNISKVVVGAVLIVIAAIMLGFSTIHGGASTSPHAIRGLLAAAGASLMWGTMYVPYRKAYLSGMNPLSFVTAFTVGELGTMFALTWFLDGGAHSSAFQLAQSKQLLFWLFLGGFVWVIGDLFQQFAAKYLGIGRGIPLSNTNQLWGLAWGALVFGELATADRAHMTLVVTGSVLMILGALAISTAVAGSQEHLSKNEALVRECERYGLDYREVLLAQSGEEFGSRTEKRRWWDVLIVACATGVFVYLGYNAVVPPLAMNLGWIAVLGVILAVALVGGGWALWRQTRFS, encoded by the coding sequence ATGGCGACCACAGCAACCACGAAGGCAAATTCAGCCGCAGCATCGGGCCACTCGCTTCACCTGATGGGAGTGCTCTGCGGGCTGGCCGCAGGCGTATGGCTGGGAGCGGCCGAGGCTCCGACGAAGCTTGTGAATGCAGGGTTTTCGCCGTTTGCCATTTCGCTGTGCATGGTCGCCGGGGTGTTCACTGCGCGATGGACGTTTCCGACGCTGCTGAAGGGAACGACGTATGTGTTCGCGGACCTAGCTGCGAAGAAGCACCTGATCGTATGGGCGATCCTGGCGGGGGCGCTGTGGGCGGTAGCGAATACGCTGACCGTCTTCGCGATTCGGGACGTGGGTCTGGCGACGGCGTTCCCGCTCTGGAATACGAATTCGCTGATCGGGCTCCTGTGGGGGCGGCTGTTGTTTTGTGAGCTGAAGGGTGCGGGGGCGAAGAATATTTCGAAGGTAGTCGTGGGGGCGGTGTTGATCGTGATCGCGGCGATCATGCTTGGATTCAGCACGATTCATGGCGGCGCTTCGACCTCGCCGCATGCGATCCGCGGGCTGCTGGCCGCGGCGGGGGCATCGCTGATGTGGGGGACGATGTATGTGCCCTATCGCAAGGCGTACCTAAGCGGGATGAATCCGCTGTCGTTCGTCACGGCGTTTACGGTGGGCGAGCTTGGCACGATGTTTGCGCTGACCTGGTTTCTGGATGGAGGGGCGCACTCTTCGGCGTTTCAGCTTGCGCAGAGCAAGCAGCTTCTCTTCTGGCTATTTCTGGGCGGCTTTGTGTGGGTGATCGGGGATCTGTTTCAGCAGTTTGCGGCGAAGTATCTTGGAATTGGTCGCGGCATTCCCCTTTCGAATACGAACCAGTTGTGGGGATTGGCGTGGGGCGCGCTGGTTTTTGGTGAGCTTGCGACAGCGGACCGGGCGCATATGACGCTCGTGGTGACGGGGTCGGTGTTGATGATCCTGGGGGCTCTGGCGATCTCGACGGCGGTTGCGGGGTCACAGGAGCATCTCTCGAAGAATGAGGCGCTTGTCCGTGAGTGCGAGCGCTACGGGCTGGACTATCGCGAGGTCCTACTGGCGCAGAGCGGCGAGGAGTTTGGCAGCAGGACCGAGAAGAGGCGCTGGTGGGATGTGCTGATCGTCGCGTGTGCCACCGGGGTGTTCGTTTATCTCGGGTATAACGCGGTGGTGCCTCCTCTCGCGATGAACCTTGGGTGGATTGCGGTACTTGGCGTGATCCTTGCGGTAGCGCTTGTAGGCGGTGGCTGGGCACTGTGGCGGCAGACGCGCTTCAGCTAG
- a CDS encoding translocated intimin receptor Tir, protein MSKVTKTGTETVRAILTDIHFWIPALVLAGGIGLLVALH, encoded by the coding sequence ATGTCCAAAGTGACGAAGACCGGAACCGAGACTGTTCGGGCGATCCTGACCGATATCCACTTCTGGATCCCGGCGCTTGTTCTTGCCGGGGGCATCGGGCTTCTGGTCGCACTCCACTAA
- the pstA gene encoding phosphate ABC transporter permease PstA, which translates to MATASYPPLRKKITNVVMLTITGLCALAVVSVLIFILGYLVVNGARSLSWSFFTKLPVPVGEVGGGMANAIIGSGKLLMIAAAVGVPLGLLGGIHLAEFAGGAFSAIVRYTTDLLNGVPSIVMGIFVYTLIVLPMHHFSTLAGGVALGIMMIPIALRSTEEFLRGVPRSLREGAMSLGASKTQTIFTVIIPAALPGIVTGIMLNLARVAGETAPLLFTSFNNQYWSPGFNQPSASLPVVIFNYAISPYEDWHRQAWAGGFVLLTAVLLINILARLVLSRRTHLPRS; encoded by the coding sequence ATGGCTACCGCCAGCTATCCCCCCTTACGCAAGAAGATTACGAACGTCGTCATGCTGACCATCACGGGCCTTTGCGCTCTCGCGGTCGTGTCGGTGCTGATCTTCATCCTTGGCTACCTCGTTGTGAACGGGGCGCGCTCGCTGAGTTGGTCTTTCTTTACCAAGCTGCCGGTCCCCGTGGGCGAAGTCGGCGGCGGTATGGCGAACGCGATCATTGGCTCGGGCAAGCTGTTGATGATCGCAGCAGCGGTCGGTGTGCCGCTTGGCCTGCTCGGCGGCATCCACCTGGCGGAGTTCGCCGGTGGCGCCTTCTCGGCGATTGTCCGCTATACGACCGATCTGCTGAACGGCGTGCCGTCGATCGTGATGGGCATATTCGTCTACACGCTGATCGTGCTGCCGATGCATCACTTTTCGACGCTGGCTGGCGGCGTCGCGCTGGGCATCATGATGATTCCGATCGCGCTCCGCAGCACGGAAGAGTTTCTGCGGGGTGTGCCGCGTTCACTGCGCGAGGGCGCGATGAGTCTGGGCGCAAGCAAGACGCAGACGATCTTCACCGTCATCATTCCGGCAGCGCTTCCCGGCATAGTGACCGGCATCATGCTGAACCTCGCCCGTGTTGCTGGCGAGACGGCCCCACTGCTCTTCACATCCTTCAACAACCAGTACTGGAGCCCGGGCTTCAACCAGCCCTCAGCCTCCCTTCCGGTGGTGATCTTCAACTACGCGATCTCACCTTACGAAGACTGGCATCGGCAGGCATGGGCTGGTGGATTCGTCCTCCTGACGGCCGTCCTGTTGATCAACATTCTCGCTCGCCTGGTTCTCTCAAGGCGGACTCATCTTCCCCGCAGCTAA
- the pstB gene encoding phosphate ABC transporter ATP-binding protein PstB — translation MAAAAFKLGDFSKVRDERFGDEQLSIVPPLTPQFTVNDLNFFYGDFQALHHLNMKVPADKVTALIGPSGCGKSTFLRILNRMSETLPGTRVEGEILLGDQDLFSFHPTALRRRVGMVFQRPNPFPKSIFDNVAYGVRINRMLPASEMKDRVEQSLRRAALWEEVKDKLHVSALSLSGGQQQRLCIARSLAVEPEVLLLDEPCSALDPLATAKIEDLVFELKGTCTIVIVTHNMLQAARVADYVGFFLTGKLIEFEGARKMFMNPTNKQTEDYLTGRFG, via the coding sequence ATGGCAGCAGCCGCATTCAAACTCGGAGATTTCAGCAAGGTTCGGGACGAACGTTTCGGAGACGAACAGCTTTCCATCGTTCCTCCGCTGACGCCGCAGTTCACCGTCAACGACCTGAACTTCTTCTACGGAGATTTTCAAGCGCTGCACCACCTGAACATGAAGGTCCCGGCCGACAAGGTAACCGCACTCATCGGACCTTCGGGCTGCGGCAAGTCGACGTTCCTCCGGATCCTCAACCGCATGAGCGAGACCCTCCCCGGCACACGGGTCGAAGGTGAGATTCTGCTTGGCGATCAGGACCTCTTCAGCTTTCATCCCACCGCTCTTCGCCGCCGTGTCGGCATGGTCTTCCAGCGGCCGAATCCGTTTCCCAAGAGCATCTTCGATAACGTCGCTTACGGTGTCCGCATCAACCGCATGCTTCCGGCGAGCGAGATGAAGGATCGCGTCGAGCAGAGCCTTCGCCGCGCCGCGCTCTGGGAAGAGGTGAAGGACAAGCTCCACGTCTCGGCCCTGTCGCTCTCGGGCGGTCAGCAGCAGCGGCTTTGCATCGCGCGGTCACTTGCTGTCGAGCCTGAGGTTCTTCTGCTCGACGAGCCCTGCTCGGCGCTTGATCCGCTCGCCACCGCGAAGATCGAGGACCTTGTCTTCGAACTCAAGGGCACGTGCACGATCGTGATCGTGACGCACAACATGTTGCAGGCTGCGCGCGTCGCGGACTACGTGGGGTTCTTCCTCACCGGCAAGCTGATCGAGTTCGAGGGTGCGCGCAAGATGTTTATGAACCCGACGAACAAGCAGACCGAGGACTACCTCACCGGCCGCTTCGGGTAA